One region of Tachysurus vachellii isolate PV-2020 chromosome 11, HZAU_Pvac_v1, whole genome shotgun sequence genomic DNA includes:
- the LOC132853776 gene encoding DNA-directed RNA polymerase II subunit RPB1-like has product MDPSHQPAHPGCPIMSSPHHPRPSLSPRPMAADVMESYRRFQLLHITHELVTCLEQLCSPDLPEHPHLLFHIVRGPLTSTSSTQTLLPNLVDQRTQTDGLPHAYIRPLSPALASPPSDSGPGTPDYIPSSPSDYGPGSPDYSPTSPSDY; this is encoded by the exons atgg ACCCTTCGcatcagccagctcatcctggttgccccatcatgtcctcacctcaccatcctcgtccgtctcTCTCCCCAAGGCCAATggccgctgatgtcatggaaagctatcgccgcttccagctacttcatatcacccatgagctcgttacgtgtctggaacagctctgttctcctgacctccccgagcatcctcatctgctgttccatattgtgagaGGGCCTCTTACTAGCACGTCCTCGACTCAAACCCTTCTGCCTAACCTCGTGGATCAGAGAacccaaactgatggct tgccTCATGCCTATATCCGTCCTCTCAGTCCTGCCTTGGCATCTCCTCCCTCTGATTCCGGCCCTGGAACCCcagattacattccttcttctccctctgattatGGCCCTGGATCCCCAGACTATTCCCCTACTTCGCCCTCCGATTACtga